One stretch of Streptomyces sp. NBC_00443 DNA includes these proteins:
- a CDS encoding MFS transporter, whose protein sequence is MTTDTPHATAGRPADTAALVAAIGARFERLPLCRWHVTVRLIIGAVTFFEAFDQLLIAYALPELRAEWQLTTGQTTSLITVGSLGMLVGALLSGRLADRIGRVKVIAACIALSSVCSLLLTLCASPGPFMGLRFMQGLAIGGEVPVAATFIAEITRAHKRGRFVLLYELVFPAGLTACAVLAWWLMPILGWRWMFGLAAIPGVLCVLVARYVPESPRWLADHGRHEEALATMASIETKVERITGEPLPQPAPAAPVAHKPAAKGALRELLSGRYRKRTLVVCVLWFCGYFVNYGISSWLPTIYGSRFHLSLSDALLYSTVTSCAGFLGCLAVALTVDRVGRRHTVTWCLGGAALSLLFLGLFAGGSASSVLIWTSLSAVFFFGANICLYLYTPELFPTRIRALGTSLGGAVNRLGVILGPIVVGAVYAGGALGTVFVTLAAVALVGAVTAGVAAEETSGRRLEDVAP, encoded by the coding sequence ATGACGACCGACACTCCCCATGCCACCGCGGGCCGACCCGCGGACACCGCGGCGCTCGTCGCCGCGATCGGCGCCCGCTTCGAACGCCTGCCGCTGTGCCGGTGGCACGTCACCGTCCGGCTCATCATCGGCGCGGTGACCTTCTTCGAGGCCTTCGACCAGTTGCTCATCGCCTACGCCCTGCCCGAACTGCGCGCCGAGTGGCAGCTGACCACCGGGCAGACCACGTCCCTGATCACGGTCGGCTCCCTGGGCATGCTCGTCGGCGCGCTCCTCTCCGGCCGCCTGGCCGACCGCATCGGCCGGGTGAAGGTGATCGCGGCGTGCATCGCCCTGTCCAGCGTCTGCAGCCTGCTGCTCACGCTGTGTGCCTCACCGGGGCCGTTCATGGGGCTGCGCTTCATGCAGGGTCTCGCCATCGGCGGCGAGGTGCCGGTCGCAGCCACCTTCATCGCCGAGATCACCCGCGCCCACAAACGGGGCCGTTTCGTCCTGCTGTACGAGCTGGTCTTCCCGGCCGGCCTGACCGCGTGCGCCGTGCTGGCCTGGTGGCTGATGCCGATCCTCGGCTGGCGCTGGATGTTCGGCCTCGCCGCGATCCCCGGCGTGCTGTGCGTACTCGTCGCCCGCTATGTGCCGGAGTCGCCGCGCTGGCTCGCGGACCACGGCCGGCACGAGGAGGCACTGGCGACGATGGCGTCCATCGAGACGAAGGTCGAGCGGATCACCGGCGAGCCACTGCCGCAGCCGGCGCCCGCGGCGCCCGTCGCGCACAAGCCCGCCGCCAAGGGAGCCCTGCGCGAGCTGCTCTCCGGCCGCTACCGCAAGCGCACCCTGGTCGTCTGCGTCCTGTGGTTCTGCGGCTACTTCGTCAACTACGGCATCTCGTCCTGGCTGCCCACCATCTACGGCTCCCGCTTCCACCTGAGCCTGTCCGACGCGCTGCTGTACTCGACCGTGACGTCCTGCGCGGGCTTCCTCGGCTGCCTCGCCGTCGCCCTGACCGTGGACCGCGTCGGCCGCCGGCACACTGTCACCTGGTGTCTGGGCGGCGCCGCCCTCAGCCTGCTGTTCCTCGGTCTCTTCGCCGGCGGCTCGGCGAGCAGCGTGCTGATCTGGACGTCCCTGTCGGCGGTGTTCTTCTTCGGCGCCAACATCTGCCTGTACCTGTACACGCCCGAACTCTTCCCGACCCGCATACGCGCCCTCGGCACCAGCCTCGGCGGCGCCGTGAACCGGCTCGGCGTCATCCTCGGCCCGATCGTCGTCGGCGCGGTCTACGCGGGCGGCGCCCTCGGCACCGTCTTCGTGACCCTTGCCGCGGTCGCGCTGGTCGGAGCGGTCACGGCAGGAGTAGCGGCGGAGGAGACGAGCGGGCGGCGCCTGGAGGACGTGGCGCCGTAG